The following DNA comes from Quercus robur chromosome 1, dhQueRobu3.1, whole genome shotgun sequence.
GCTCTCCCAACGAAGGTTAATCTCCAAAAAAGAAGGGTGGTGGATAACTCGACGTGTGACCAATGTGGATGCATGACTGAAGATGAGTTTCACGCTCTATGGGACTGTGAGATCGTGAGGTGTGGGCGCTAGCTTTTGGGGAGGTGAGGAGAAAGGGCCAGAGTCTTAAAGTCATGAGCGACCTTGTGAGTGTTACCAAGGCAGAAGGTTTAAGTCTGGAGTTGTTTGCGATGACGGCGTGGCTGATTTGGATGCGGAGAAACAAGTTGAGAGCGAACGATAATCCTCAGCCATGCTCTAGAGTCGCCTACTCTGCTTCAGCTCTGTTGGATGAATTTCAGCAAGGAAAACAGAGCATGGCGAGAGGAAACAGAACCAGCCCGGTGGTGTGGCAGCCTCCGTCGGGATGTTCAGTCAAAGTTAACTTCGACGGGGCGGTGTTTAATGAGGATCAGGAAGCTGGTATTGGAGTGGTCATTCGCAACAATGAAGGGCAGGTGCTGGCGGCGCTATCGAAGAAGGTGCGGATGCCAGTTACAGTGGAAGTTCTTGAGATGTTGGCGGCTAGGAAAGCTGCCATGTTTGCCAGGGACCTCGGTTTCAGCCAGGTGTGTTTTGAAGGCGACGCTGAACTAGTGGTAAAGTGCTTACAGTCGGGTATGGTTTCAAATGCACTGGTTGGCCATTTGGTAAAAGACTTCATGTCTATAAGGAGGCACTTTCAGTCCTCTAATGTCATCCATGTCAGGCGGCAAGGCAACAATGTTGCCCATGCTTTAGCTAGGGatgcaaaattttcttttcctttaaggGTTTTGATGGAGGAAGTTCCTCCAAATATTTCCTATTTTGTTGTAAGAGATTTGCCttagtttattaatttttctctcCCCGAGTTGGGgggttcctcaaaaaaaaaaaaaaaaaaaaaaaaaaaaaactagagaaggttgttggttgctgTAAGGTGGTGGGCTGTGCTAGTGGTGTTGGGCTACTTCCTATGGCACTAAGCacaagttttctggataagggaGTTGGGGTCGGTCCAGTTGCAACTCAAGTTGGTCCgacttgtgcgcaaactaggccAGGTCTGCCAGGAACGTGCTTACGGCAGGCAGAACTGTTTCAGGCAAGTAGTGACAGacagaaataataataataaaataaacaaaatatatagcCACTCAGTGGGAAATGACCAAACAGCCCTTGTACACAATTATAGCAGCAATATTACTCATTTTACGGAAGGGAAAGAACAAAATAGAAGTTAACAGGTATTAATATGTATGGGTTAATCAGAATGTTAGGAAAATCAACTAAAGTCCAGTTCGCAGGAGCAAAGCCAGAGAGGAAAGAACGTTCCTTCTCAACGCAATTAATCTCTTAGGAAAAAGTTTTGCCGTGGAGATTTACTGCCCTGAGGGAAATGGACCTGAGTGGTTTTTTGCACAGAGGCTCCTTGAGGTTTTCACAGAGAGTAGgatttcatgagggagagagggaatcaatctaCCGATGCATGCTTGCCGTTCTAATTCTcactttgtctttctttttggttgttttctttctttctttcccactcgtttctttctctatttctcagttTCTCTTTTCAAGTTCCTATTTCTTAGTCAAAGTTCCCGTTGTTCCTCTTCCCCTGTTCACGGCAAGACCCTCTTTTTATATTGCATGCCGTGATcggattttactgttttagcccttaacctcctttgtctggtctgggtgtattGGCCGACCATCATTGTTCCGTCTGTGTGCCACCCCCCATCACCAGACAAAGAggagtattttgtttgcttgtctgTCGTGAcaccctttcctgctacggTCTGGGTTCTTTCTCGCTCCCTATCCCTCacggcatgcacctagtggttccaactcagcttgtCTCTTTAGGGTAGTAAGTCATCCCAACAGGACACCTCCCCGAAAGAGCTTGAGTCGGaacctcaaaaatagatttttctcctctccccaccaccaaaccatgccctttGAATCTCTGAcccccgacctcaccatgctctgtattggctgggtacaggttggtaGTGTCTGAGCCTTGCGCGTGCCTTCCTTCCACATGTGTCCAAAATCTGCCTGCTGCCCATTCGTCTGCCGTGGTCTGGAGGCTTGCCTACATGACCTACTATCCgttttctttgaccttttatgtgggctGCTTTTTGATTTCCCGCTCCTTTCAGGAGCTGGGCTTTGTTTGATGATGGGCCTtatatttctttggcccacttctTGGTTTCCCTCATTTCCTGCCATATTGTTCTGTTATTCTTGTTGTAATGATTTAATCCTGCTAGGCCTTTTTAGGCCAGCCGTGATTCAGGAGCTTATCAGCGTGGGCTTTGTTGTGGGGTTTATTCTAGATCACCTCTGTGAGGTTGCTCGAGCCCTTTTTATGAGGAGAGTTCAGCCAGCTGTTGATGCTATAGATGCCCGGATCGAGATTCTGAAGAAGGAGGTGGCAGACTTGGAGGGTCATCGCGAGCGCCTTCTTTCTGGCATTGGTGGGCCCAGTCATTTTGGAGACCAGACTCTCATTTTCGGACTCCATTGATGATGATGCAGTTCCTTTCCCCTTTTTTGCTTTCCTTCTTTTATTATGTCGTCCAGAACACTTATATGTTTCCTATAGCATTTATTTGGCGTGTGTTTGCCACAGTTTGGGTTTGTAATCATGATGTTACACTTTGCTACTACTTTTACTATCATTATGACATGGTGCTAATACTTCGTACTTTTTCATTACATATTCATGAAAGcatgttacaaatttttttttccctgtgaCATAATCacttgaaggaaagaaaaaagtaaaggaaacaTAAAAGCTTTTAGcaagacaaaagaaaagggGCAACCACATAACTCTTTTCCCTAGGCGTAATAACGTTTCAACCACTTCCCATTGATGGAATCCATTAAGTCTCTGCCATCCATTTGAGTTAGACGGTAATATCCACTTTAATGTGCTTcccttatcacaaggggtcctTCCCACTTTGGTACAAACTTAGATGGTCCTGCCAGGCCTCGCCTGACATAGTCTGCCACCATTAGCACAAGTTGTCCTTCTGCAAACATTCTTTCCTTGGTCATCCTGCCATAGGCTTCAGTCATCTTTTGTCTGTATCTGCGACTGCATTCTTGggccttttctcttttttcatcaAGTCCTTCTAGATCTTCGTACCTTTCTGCCGCAAAGACTTCtccctcattttctttttctcgcaTCTGCATGACTCTCAGGGACGGTGTCATTATTTCTGCCGGGCTTACTACCTCAGTTCCGTAGACTAAGGAAAAAGGTGAAAAGCCTGTGGCTGACTTTGGTGATTTTCTATAAGCCCAAAGAGCGTCTGGCAGGTGCGTCGCCCATTCTCCCGTATACTCTTGGCTCATTTTACTGATAATCTTTATGAGAGTTTTGTTTGTTGCCTTTGCTTGTCCATTCCCTTGAGGGTAATAAGGCGATGACTGGTGGTGCTTGACTGGTGGTGATTGACTTGGTAGAACTCTAGCATCTTCCTTATATCACTGTTGACAAATGGTGTGCCATTGTCACTGATGATCCTGtggggcaccccaaaccttaCAATTATATCTTCTTTGATGAAATTTGCCACTGCTCCTCCTGTGGCCTTACGGAGTGGTACTGCCTCTACCCACTTAGTAAAATATTCTGTAGCCACATAATATCCATATGTATCCATGTGATGGTGGGTTAACTGGTCCTACTAAATCtagcccccaagtgtggaagGGCCATGGGGTGACCATGCTATGTAAATTCTACGGATGGGTATGAATCAAGTTGGCTTGTACTCGACAGCTGTGgcacttttttacaaattttgccGCATCTCTTTTCATGGTAGGCCAGTAGTAGTCCATCTGCAGTAGGCATCtgtaaagcttttttttttcccctggtGTTCACCACATTCCCCTGAATGtacttcttttatcatttcttttgcttcttcagGGCTTAAGCACCTCAAAGGGTCCCCATCATAtccttttttgaaaaggacTATGTTATGCAAGAAGTGACGTGTTGCCAACCTCGTAACTTTCCTCCTTGTTTGCCGCAAGCTGGCAAGTCCCACACTGGGTTTGGACTTGATCTGCATTTTTACCCATACTTGGCCAATAGAAGCTTGCCCTTTGAAGTCTGCGGTAAAGGCTGACTTCCTCGCAAGACCCGCAAGTCTTGTCGTGtacttctttcaattttttctcgGCTTCCTCTTGCCCCACGCATTTGGACAAGATCCCACCTGGCATCCTATGGTACAACTCTCTTACCAAGGCGTAGTCTTTTAGTATCTTTAATTCTGCGGCATCTTCTCCCTTTATCAAGACTTCCTTTATGGGGATTCGCCAATCCCCTTCGCCCTGTTCCTCCTAGAACTTTTCCTTCAACACCTCAATGATGGGTTCTTCCCTTTTACTGACTTCTATCCTGGTGCTATCCCctttgaaaattatttacaaCCCCAGTGCGGCTAATGCGTCTGCAAACCGGTTTTCGTTTCTTGGAGCATGCTCTATTTCGAAGGTTGAGAATTTTTCTTCCATCCTTTGGGCCATTGCTCTGTATGGGGCTAGGTTGGGCTCTTTTAAGGAAAAGCTTCCCTTGGCCTGGCAGACGACCAGATTCGAATCTCCCAATACTCTTAAATGTTTGACTCCCATT
Coding sequences within:
- the LOC126733103 gene encoding uncharacterized protein LOC126733103, with amino-acid sequence MSDLVSVTKAEGLSLELFAMTAWLIWMRRNKLRANDNPQPCSRVAYSASALLDEFQQGKQSMARGNRTSPVVWQPPSGCSVKVNFDGAVFNEDQEAGIGVVIRNNEGQVLAALSKKVRMPVTVEVLEMLAARKAAMFARDLGFSQVCFEGDAELVVKCLQSGMVSNALVGHLVKDFMSIRRHFQSSNVIHVRRQGNNVAHALARDAKFSFPLRVLMEEVPPNISYFVVRDLP